The genomic window GCGGACGCGATTGCAGCTTTCGCAGAAGCTGTGGCTCATCGGCGTGATGAAGCCGATCCGCCCGCCGGTCTCCGCGACCCGCGCATAGTGCGCCGGCCCACCCGTGCGCTCGCTGGTATCGGTCAAGGTCCAGCGGCTCTCCACAATGTGGCGGAGCGTGGAAAGCGGCAGGTACTGGTCGGTGCGATCGACGCCGACATCGCCGAGCGGCATCGTCTCGATCAGGGTGAGCTCCATGTCGTTGCCATGCGCGAAATGGATGAGATCGTGGATCTCGCCTTCCGTGATCCCCTTGAGCGCCACGGCATTGAGCTTCACCTTGAGCCCGGCCTCCCGCGCGGCGCGAAGGCCGTTCATCACGACGCCGAGCGTGCCCCGCCGCGTGATCGCGCGGAAGCGGTCCGGATCGAGTGGATCGAGAGAGACGTTGACGCGGCGCACGCCAGCCGCTGCCAGCGCCTCGGCATGGGCGGCGAGCAGCGTGCCGTTGGTGGTGAGCGTGATCTCCCGCAGCGCCCCGCTCGCCAGATGGCGCGAGAGACTGCCGAACAAGGTCATGATGCCCTTGCGCACCAACGGTTCGCCGCCGGTGATGCGGATTTTCGTGACACCGCGCGCGATGAAGGCGGAGGCGACCCGGTCGAGCTCCTCGAGATTCAACAGCTCGTGCCGGGGCACGAAGCTCATGTTCTCCGCCATGCAATAGACGCATCTCAGATCGCAGCGATCCGTGACCGAGAGGCGAAGATAGGAGATGCGGCGTCCGAAGTTGTCGATAAGGAGGCAGGCCATGGCGATCAGTCCCCTTTCGGCAGCATCCGCGCGAACGGCAGGATTTCGACGAGCGTGCCGGGGTCGAGCGGCCGAGGCGCCGGAATGATGGCCATCGCATCGGCGGCGGCGATGGGCGCCAGGCGGTGCGAACCCTCGGGACCGACCCTCTCCGCGACGAGCCGGCCGTTCCGGTTGCAAAGGCGTACGGGGAGCAGTTCGGTGCGATCGGCGGAACGGATGCCGCGCGCGAAGGCCGCCTCGGCCATGAACGGCGCCTTCGCCGGACAGCCAAGCATCGCATCGATCATCGGGCGCAAAAAGGCGAGCGCGCCACAGGCAACAGCCTGCGGATTGCCTGGCAGGCCGACGTAGACGGCACCGCCGATGCGGCCGAGCGCCAATGGCTTGCCGGGTTTCATGGCGATCTTGAAGATATCGAGCTGGCCGCCGATCGCCATGACGGCATCCGGGACGTGATCGCGGGCTCCGACCGACATGCCCGCCGTCGTGACCACGATGTCGGCTTTGCCGGCGAGGCGCGCGAGCTCTGCGGCAATCGCCGCGCCATCGTCATCGACCCTCTGCACGCTGATATCCATCCCCGATTCCCGCAGCAGCGCCGCGAGCATTGGTCCGTTGGAATCATGGATGGAGCCAGCCGGCAATGGTTTGCCGGGCCCCCGCAGCTCGGAACCCGTCACGAGCACGGCGATGCGAACCGGCTCCGCAACGGGGACGCTTTCGATGCCGAAGGCGGCTAGCAGCGCGATCTCGGGCCAGCGAATGTGCCGCCCCTGCTCAAGGGCCAGGGAGCCTGCCGGAACATCTTCTCCGGCCCGGCGGATATGGCTCCCGCGTGCGCTGCCTGGAGCGATGTCGATGCTGTCGCCGCGCCGGACGGCTTGCTCAAGCATCACCACCGTGTCGGCGCCCTGCGGGAGGATTCCACCCGTCATGACGCTATGCGCTGTTCCCGGCAGCAGGAGCCCGGGCGGATCGCCCGCCTCGGTCCGCCCGGTGATAGGCAGGTTCGGGCGAATATTCTCGCGATCGGGAAAACGGAGCGCGTAGCCATCCATCGCGGCCTGATCGAAAGGCGGCAGCGCATGCGGCGCCGCGAGGTCGCGTGCCAGGACGCGGCCCGCCGCCGCCGCAATCGGCACATGCTCGATCCGGCCATGCGGTCGCACCATGTCCAGGGCGGCCGTACGCGCTGTTTCAAAAGAGACGAGGACGCTGCTCGCGCGGAAACAGCGCTCGCGAAGACGCGCGATCATGGAAGCTCCCTCGCTCCGGGAAGGGCCTTTTCCAGAATAGCCCGCATGGCGGCGAGGCCCGGATCCGTGGCCCGGCCCATGATGC from Hyphomicrobiales bacterium includes these protein-coding regions:
- the moaA gene encoding GTP 3',8-cyclase; the encoded protein is MACLLIDNFGRRISYLRLSVTDRCDLRCVYCMAENMSFVPRHELLNLEELDRVASAFIARGVTKIRITGGEPLVRKGIMTLFGSLSRHLASGALREITLTTNGTLLAAHAEALAAAGVRRVNVSLDPLDPDRFRAITRRGTLGVVMNGLRAAREAGLKVKLNAVALKGITEGEIHDLIHFAHGNDMELTLIETMPLGDVGVDRTDQYLPLSTLRHIVESRWTLTDTSERTGGPAHYARVAETGGRIGFITPMSHSFCESCNRVRVSATGTLYTCLGQEDRIDLRAALRSSEGDEALHAAIDRGIGAKPRGHDFLIERGRPTLARHMSALGG
- a CDS encoding Molybdopterin molybdenumtransferase, whose amino-acid sequence is MIARLRERCFRASSVLVSFETARTAALDMVRPHGRIEHVPIAAAAGRVLARDLAAPHALPPFDQAAMDGYALRFPDRENIRPNLPITGRTEAGDPPGLLLPGTAHSVMTGGILPQGADTVVMLEQAVRRGDSIDIAPGSARGSHIRRAGEDVPAGSLALEQGRHIRWPEIALLAAFGIESVPVAEPVRIAVLVTGSELRGPGKPLPAGSIHDSNGPMLAALLRESGMDISVQRVDDDGAAIAAELARLAGKADIVVTTAGMSVGARDHVPDAVMAIGGQLDIFKIAMKPGKPLALGRIGGAVYVGLPGNPQAVACGALAFLRPMIDAMLGCPAKAPFMAEAAFARGIRSADRTELLPVRLCNRNGRLVAERVGPEGSHRLAPIAAADAMAIIPAPRPLDPGTLVEILPFARMLPKGD